The Chitinophagales bacterium genome contains a region encoding:
- the hutU gene encoding urocanate hydratase: MSMLTSTAQPRVLKSTHGTTLSCKGWVQEAAFRMLHNNLDPEVAERPDELIVYGGLGKAARNWPAFELIVKALKDLNEDETLLIQSGKPVGILPTHKDAPRVVISNSMLVPKWATWEHFRELDAKGLMMYGQMTAGSWIYIGSQGIVQGTYETYLSLADKHFGGILKGKLNVTAGLGGMGGAQPLAITMNEGVCLAAEMEEWRMQKRVETRYLDKYSHDIDEAIDWALDAKSKGEAISIGVCCNAVDLLQRMIDRNITPDTLTDQTSAHDELIGYFPEGLTVQQAKVLRETAPEEYSRRSLDTMARHVRQMLELQKQGAITFDYGNNLRGQAHDKRGVENAFDFPGFVPAYIRPLFCEGKGPFRWAALSGDPNDIAVTDAVLMELFPENKGLLRWLKMAKEKIAFQGLPARICWLGMGDREKAGLAFNELVRTGKVKAPIVIGRDHLDTGSVASPNRETEAMMDGSDAVADWPILNALINTAGGASWVSVHHGGGVGMGYSIHAGMVIVADGTDDAARRLKRVLNNDPAMGVIRHADAGYDIAKDTARKFRLDLAERLK; encoded by the coding sequence ATGTCAATGCTCACGTCCACTGCGCAACCACGAGTACTTAAATCAACGCACGGAACCACCTTAAGCTGCAAAGGCTGGGTGCAGGAAGCCGCCTTCCGCATGTTGCATAACAACCTTGATCCTGAAGTGGCAGAACGCCCGGATGAACTGATTGTGTATGGCGGACTCGGCAAGGCAGCCCGCAACTGGCCGGCATTTGAACTGATTGTAAAAGCACTCAAAGATCTGAATGAAGATGAAACCTTATTGATACAATCCGGCAAACCCGTTGGCATACTGCCAACCCATAAAGATGCACCGCGTGTAGTCATTTCCAATTCCATGCTTGTTCCGAAATGGGCAACATGGGAACATTTCCGCGAACTGGATGCAAAAGGGCTGATGATGTACGGGCAAATGACGGCAGGCTCGTGGATTTACATCGGATCGCAGGGAATTGTGCAAGGCACCTATGAGACATACTTGTCTTTAGCCGATAAGCATTTTGGCGGTATACTGAAAGGAAAACTGAATGTGACGGCAGGACTTGGCGGCATGGGTGGCGCTCAGCCTTTGGCTATCACCATGAATGAAGGTGTTTGCCTCGCAGCAGAGATGGAAGAGTGGCGCATGCAGAAAAGAGTGGAAACACGGTACCTCGATAAATATTCGCATGATATTGATGAGGCGATTGACTGGGCACTGGATGCCAAATCGAAAGGTGAGGCAATTTCAATCGGTGTTTGCTGCAACGCGGTGGACTTGCTGCAACGAATGATTGATCGAAACATCACACCGGATACTTTAACCGATCAGACTTCAGCACATGATGAACTGATCGGGTATTTCCCCGAAGGGCTGACCGTTCAACAGGCAAAAGTTTTACGCGAAACAGCTCCGGAGGAATACAGCCGGCGTTCGCTCGATACGATGGCAAGACATGTACGGCAGATGCTGGAACTGCAAAAGCAAGGTGCCATCACCTTCGATTATGGCAACAACCTGCGCGGTCAGGCGCATGACAAACGCGGTGTAGAAAATGCATTTGATTTTCCCGGTTTTGTTCCTGCATATATTCGTCCGTTGTTTTGTGAAGGAAAAGGCCCGTTCCGTTGGGCTGCCTTAAGTGGTGATCCGAATGACATTGCTGTAACAGATGCAGTGCTGATGGAATTGTTTCCGGAAAACAAAGGATTGTTGCGCTGGCTGAAGATGGCGAAAGAAAAAATTGCATTCCAGGGTTTACCGGCCCGCATCTGCTGGCTGGGCATGGGAGACCGTGAAAAAGCAGGGCTTGCCTTCAATGAACTGGTGCGTACCGGAAAAGTGAAAGCACCTATCGTGATCGGTCGCGACCATCTCGATACCGGCAGTGTTGCTTCTCCCAACCGCGAAACCGAAGCGATGATGGATGGCAGCGATGCAGTTGCCGACTGGCCGATCCTGAATGCACTCATCAATACGGCGGGCGGCGCAAGCTGGGTTTCCGTGCATCATGGCGGTGGCGTGGGCATGGGTTATTCCATTCATGCAGGCATGGTGATTGTTGCCGATGGCACAGACGATGCTGCACGCCGCCTGAAACGCGTGTTAAACAACGATCCAGCGATGGGCGTTATCCGTCATGCTGATGCAGGATATGATATTGCGAAGGATACGGCACGAAAATTCAGGCTGGACCTGGCAGAACGGCTGAAGTAA
- a CDS encoding histidine phosphatase family protein, producing MIKFGFQMLLWPVCLLFCLLASCSTQNIYIVRHAEKDTLQKNDPPLTPAGLQRAQDLAMLLRHQPVTAVYSTNFARTLATAEPTAAEHHLAITLYDSIPQLTGLLSGKKNKVVLVTGHSNTIIPIAAALGTTPNKTAIDDADYDNLFIVRQHHFLWLNSLKLRETTYGNPTLP from the coding sequence ATGATAAAATTTGGATTTCAGATGCTGCTGTGGCCTGTATGCCTGCTGTTTTGCCTGCTTGCTTCCTGCTCCACACAAAACATTTACATTGTCAGGCATGCGGAAAAAGACACCCTGCAAAAAAACGACCCGCCGCTAACACCGGCAGGTTTGCAACGGGCACAGGACCTCGCCATGTTGTTAAGACATCAACCCGTAACGGCAGTTTATTCCACCAACTTTGCACGTACGTTAGCAACAGCAGAGCCAACAGCAGCCGAACATCACCTGGCCATTACGTTATACGACTCCATTCCTCAGCTGACCGGCCTGCTTTCCGGTAAAAAAAACAAAGTGGTACTGGTTACCGGGCACAGCAATACCATCATCCCGATTGCCGCAGCGCTGGGAACGACACCAAATAAAACAGCGATAGATGATGCGGATTACGACAACCTCTTCATCGTACGGCAACATCACTTTTTATGGCTGAACAGCCTTAAACTCCGTGAAACCACTTACGGGAATCCCACACTCCCGTAA
- the rny gene encoding ribonuclease Y encodes MDSQILYIAIAVVAVIMLGIGLLIGKLTFGKSSKRAREQAEQEAEILIAEAKAQAETLKQSKLLEAKEEMLRAKTEFERESIHKAKAAEQNDLRLRSKEQSINQKLEGLQRKEQEVDTIKVNLNRQLELIAVKKTELDKVQEEHIQKLEKIAKLTESEAREQLIENLKDTARTQAMSYIKEIVDEAKIKANKEAKKVVIQTIQRVAAEHAIENSVSVFHIDSDDIKGQIIGREGRNIRALEAATGVEIIVDDTPETIVISGFDPVRREIARLALQRLVTDGRIHPARIEESVEKTRKQLEEHIVETGERTVVELGIHGLHPELIRMVGRMRFRSSYGQNLLMHSKEVANLCAIMAAELGLNPKLAKRAGLLHDIGKVPDEESELSHALLGMKLAERYNEHPAIINAIGAHHDEVEMAYVISPIVQACDAISGARPGARREMLQQYLQRLKELENLAISYDGVEKAYAIQAGRELRVIVEAEKITDKQAEELSFSLSQKIQNDMTYPGQIKVTVIREKRAVSFAK; translated from the coding sequence ATGGACTCCCAAATTCTTTATATAGCTATTGCTGTCGTTGCTGTGATCATGCTCGGCATCGGCCTGCTCATCGGCAAACTCACTTTTGGTAAATCATCGAAGAGAGCACGCGAACAGGCAGAACAGGAGGCTGAAATCTTAATCGCTGAAGCAAAAGCGCAGGCAGAAACCCTGAAACAGAGTAAACTGCTTGAAGCAAAGGAAGAGATGCTGCGCGCTAAAACGGAGTTTGAACGTGAATCTATTCACAAAGCCAAAGCTGCCGAGCAAAACGACCTGCGGCTCCGCTCCAAAGAACAATCAATTAATCAGAAGCTGGAAGGCCTGCAACGCAAGGAGCAGGAGGTGGATACCATCAAGGTGAACCTCAACCGGCAACTGGAATTGATTGCCGTTAAGAAAACCGAGCTCGACAAAGTGCAGGAAGAGCATATTCAGAAGCTGGAAAAAATTGCGAAACTGACGGAATCAGAAGCGCGGGAACAACTGATAGAAAACCTGAAGGATACAGCCCGCACGCAGGCGATGTCATACATAAAGGAAATCGTTGACGAAGCAAAAATCAAGGCGAATAAGGAAGCTAAGAAGGTGGTGATTCAAACCATTCAGCGTGTGGCGGCAGAGCATGCCATCGAGAACTCCGTCTCTGTATTTCATATCGACAGCGATGATATCAAAGGGCAGATCATCGGCCGGGAAGGAAGAAATATCCGTGCACTGGAAGCCGCAACAGGCGTTGAAATTATTGTGGACGACACCCCGGAAACCATTGTCATTTCGGGCTTTGATCCCGTTCGGCGTGAGATTGCGCGTCTTGCACTGCAACGCCTCGTAACAGATGGCAGAATTCATCCTGCACGTATTGAAGAGTCGGTGGAGAAAACCCGTAAACAACTGGAAGAGCATATCGTGGAAACCGGTGAACGCACCGTAGTTGAACTCGGTATTCACGGTTTGCATCCTGAACTCATCAGGATGGTTGGCCGTATGCGTTTTCGTTCTTCCTATGGTCAGAACCTGTTAATGCATTCAAAGGAGGTGGCCAATCTCTGCGCCATCATGGCCGCTGAATTGGGACTCAATCCAAAGCTGGCTAAACGCGCCGGACTGCTGCATGATATTGGAAAGGTGCCTGACGAAGAAAGTGAATTAAGTCATGCACTGCTGGGGATGAAGCTGGCGGAAAGATATAATGAACATCCTGCCATCATCAATGCGATCGGCGCACATCATGACGAAGTGGAAATGGCCTATGTAATTTCTCCCATCGTTCAGGCATGCGATGCCATTTCGGGTGCAAGGCCCGGCGCAAGAAGGGAGATGTTGCAGCAATACCTGCAACGCTTAAAAGAACTGGAAAACCTTGCCATCAGTTATGACGGCGTGGAAAAGGCCTACGCGATTCAGGCCGGCCGTGAATTACGGGTGATTGTAGAGGCAGAGAAAATCACCGACAAACAAGCGGAGGAATTATCATTTTCCCTCTCGCAGAAGATTCAGAATGATATGACGTATCCGGGGCAGATCAAAGTAACCGTCATCCGTGAAAAGCGTGCGGTAAGTTTTGCCAAATAG
- the pheT gene encoding phenylalanine--tRNA ligase subunit beta — translation MIISYNWLKDYLDTDLSAEEAGERLTQTGLEVESIEVFESVKGGLAGLTIGQVISVEKHPDADKLSVTQVDVGTENKLQIVCGAANVRPGQKVIVATAGTLLHPFAGEPFKIKKAKIRGVASEGMICAEDEIGLSANHEGIMVLDDTAPVGTPAQSFLQVITDEIIQIGLTPNRGDATSHIGVARDLAAQLTIEKDQSVPLKIPSVEDFAVSDQSLTISVTVENTEACPRFSGLTITGIRVGPSPAWLQNKLKAIGLRPINNIVDITNFVMYECGQPLHAYDAAEVKGQHIIVRTLPAGTPFRTLDDKEIKLRPIDLMVCYAGINDHQEPIPMCMAGVYGGLHSGVKDTTTAVFLEAACWNPKWIRRTATYHNLRTDAASRFEKGVDPDGNIYALKRAALLIAELSGGCISAEITDVYPHPVLKEKITVTWEKLNRIAGTEVPQAAVKKILEALSFSILSADDSGFTVAVPGFKTDVHRSEDVVEEVLRIYGYDKIPLPDALRSSISFSATEGRERFTEELSQLLAGSGFREMMNNSISNSKYHASFFPDSKSGVVSLLSYSNTGLDSMRTSMLFPGLEVIRYNHNRKQVDLRLFEFGKTYVKRENGYVESESLILMITGQQSPESWVQEQRRTDYFFLKGMVDMLLHKCGIQKKSIVDAAGSPWEYAIQYETGKVVVATFGKVDEKIATAFDIKRDVFYAELDAAALLRLSKQTLKYSPLPKFPAVRRDLALVIDSHIQYSEIEQIAYKNAGGLLKNVNLFDVYADEKLGKGKKSYAVSFVFLDEQKTLTDGDVDTVVSGMVQAFQSQLNANIRN, via the coding sequence GTGGAAAGCATTGAAGTATTTGAGTCGGTGAAAGGAGGATTGGCAGGGTTGACGATCGGTCAGGTTATTTCCGTGGAAAAGCACCCTGATGCAGATAAATTATCTGTTACGCAGGTAGATGTTGGCACCGAAAACAAGCTGCAGATTGTTTGCGGCGCCGCCAATGTAAGGCCCGGGCAAAAGGTAATTGTTGCTACGGCAGGAACACTGTTACATCCGTTTGCAGGCGAGCCTTTCAAAATCAAAAAAGCAAAAATCCGGGGCGTTGCTTCTGAGGGAATGATTTGCGCTGAAGATGAAATCGGCTTGAGTGCAAATCATGAAGGCATTATGGTACTTGATGACACTGCTCCGGTTGGCACCCCGGCTCAGTCGTTTCTGCAAGTGATCACTGATGAGATCATACAGATTGGCTTAACACCAAACCGTGGAGATGCAACTTCGCACATTGGTGTCGCCCGTGATCTCGCCGCACAACTGACTATTGAAAAGGATCAATCAGTGCCGTTAAAAATACCTTCTGTTGAAGATTTTGCTGTTTCGGATCAATCCCTTACCATAAGCGTTACTGTTGAAAATACGGAGGCCTGCCCGCGCTTTTCCGGTTTGACAATCACGGGCATCCGCGTCGGGCCATCACCTGCATGGCTGCAAAATAAGTTAAAGGCCATTGGCCTCCGGCCGATTAATAACATTGTCGACATCACCAATTTTGTTATGTACGAATGCGGGCAGCCACTGCATGCCTATGATGCTGCTGAGGTGAAAGGGCAACATATTATTGTACGCACTTTGCCGGCGGGCACACCGTTCCGAACACTGGATGATAAAGAAATTAAACTCCGGCCCATTGATCTGATGGTATGTTATGCAGGAATAAATGACCATCAGGAACCAATACCTATGTGTATGGCCGGTGTTTATGGAGGACTGCATTCTGGTGTAAAGGATACAACGACAGCTGTTTTCCTGGAGGCCGCTTGCTGGAATCCAAAATGGATCCGGCGAACAGCCACCTATCATAACCTGAGGACTGACGCCGCATCACGCTTTGAGAAGGGAGTAGACCCTGATGGAAATATCTATGCGTTAAAACGCGCTGCTTTGCTCATCGCGGAGCTGTCCGGCGGCTGCATCAGTGCTGAAATCACAGATGTTTATCCTCACCCTGTATTAAAGGAAAAGATTACAGTTACCTGGGAAAAGTTAAACCGCATTGCCGGTACGGAAGTACCGCAGGCAGCAGTTAAAAAAATCCTCGAAGCACTTTCTTTCAGCATACTCTCTGCTGATGATAGCGGATTCACCGTAGCTGTTCCGGGATTTAAAACAGATGTGCATCGAAGCGAAGATGTGGTGGAAGAAGTGTTGCGCATTTATGGATATGATAAAATTCCCTTACCGGATGCATTGCGTTCATCCATCAGCTTTTCTGCCACCGAAGGCAGAGAACGATTTACCGAAGAGCTGTCGCAATTGCTGGCAGGCTCCGGCTTTCGCGAGATGATGAACAATTCCATTTCCAATTCAAAATATCATGCATCCTTTTTCCCGGATTCCAAATCTGGCGTTGTCAGCCTGTTGAGCTACTCCAACACCGGCCTCGATTCCATGCGTACGTCGATGCTCTTTCCCGGGCTGGAAGTAATACGGTACAACCATAACCGCAAGCAGGTTGACCTGCGGTTGTTTGAGTTTGGAAAGACTTATGTGAAAAGGGAAAATGGCTATGTTGAATCCGAATCGCTGATACTGATGATTACAGGTCAGCAGTCACCTGAATCCTGGGTACAGGAGCAACGGCGCACTGACTATTTTTTTCTCAAAGGCATGGTTGACATGCTGCTGCATAAATGCGGGATACAAAAAAAATCCATCGTGGATGCTGCCGGCAGTCCCTGGGAATATGCCATACAATACGAAACCGGCAAGGTGGTGGTGGCAACCTTCGGAAAGGTAGATGAAAAGATTGCCACGGCATTCGATATTAAAAGAGATGTCTTTTATGCCGAATTGGATGCTGCTGCATTGCTTCGCCTTTCAAAGCAAACACTGAAATATTCGCCGTTACCAAAGTTTCCTGCTGTTCGCCGTGACCTGGCGCTGGTCATTGACAGCCATATACAGTACAGTGAGATAGAACAGATCGCTTACAAAAACGCTGGTGGTTTGCTGAAAAATGTGAACCTCTTCGATGTGTACGCTGATGAGAAACTGGGGAAAGGCAAGAAATCGTATGCCGTGAGTTTTGTTTTTCTGGATGAACAAAAGACACTCACCGATGGCGACGTTGATACGGTAGTCTCCGGCATGGTGCAGGCATTCCAGTCGCAGTTGAACGCAAACATCCGCAATTGA
- a CDS encoding SDR family oxidoreductase, which translates to MNVLITGGAGYIGTELVFELSQKPDIDQIVVYDNLSRGNYNLFLGKGPRQKNVKFIHGDILDSRSMRKVLKGIDVVYHLAAKVTTPFANIDSHFFEQINHWGTAELVYAIEESDISKFIFTSSASIYGSTTVPATEATPPNANSFYGVSKQRAEEHVKRLFESVPTLILRCGNVYGYSKSMRFDAVINRFMFDANFGHRITINGSGNQSRSFIHINKVTKMLAGMLYEEVPSGIYNLSDKNLEIVDLIDVLKRIYPELEYLFINQHITMQELKVEPNSLLYRYLPLPVSSLEDELLEFKERFSFR; encoded by the coding sequence ATGAATGTCCTCATCACCGGCGGCGCCGGATATATCGGAACCGAACTGGTTTTCGAGCTTTCTCAAAAGCCAGATATTGATCAGATTGTGGTGTATGATAACCTCAGCCGCGGCAACTACAATTTATTCCTTGGTAAAGGGCCGAGGCAGAAAAACGTGAAGTTTATACATGGCGATATCCTTGACTCCCGCTCCATGCGGAAAGTGCTGAAGGGAATTGATGTGGTTTATCACCTTGCGGCAAAAGTAACCACCCCCTTTGCCAATATTGATTCCCACTTCTTCGAACAAATCAATCACTGGGGCACGGCGGAACTGGTATATGCCATTGAAGAAAGCGACATCAGCAAATTCATTTTCACCAGCAGTGCATCTATCTACGGCAGCACCACCGTTCCGGCTACGGAGGCCACACCACCTAATGCCAATAGTTTTTACGGTGTTTCCAAGCAGCGGGCGGAAGAACATGTTAAACGACTGTTCGAGAGTGTGCCGACCCTGATACTGCGTTGTGGCAATGTTTATGGCTACAGCAAATCCATGCGTTTTGATGCGGTGATTAACCGGTTTATGTTTGATGCCAACTTTGGTCACCGGATAACGATTAACGGAAGCGGCAATCAGTCACGGTCATTTATACATATCAATAAGGTGACTAAGATGCTAGCCGGCATGTTGTATGAGGAGGTACCATCGGGCATTTATAATCTTTCCGACAAGAACCTGGAGATTGTTGACCTGATTGATGTTTTAAAAAGGATTTATCCGGAACTGGAATACCTTTTTATCAACCAGCACATCACGATGCAGGAATTAAAAGTAGAACCCAACAGCCTTTTATACCGTTACTTACCGCTTCCGGTATCTTCACTGGAAGATGAACTGCTGGAATTCAAAGAAAGGTTTTCATTCCGGTAG
- a CDS encoding cell division protein ZapA: MSDIISINVTIGDRMYPLKVRSEDEPVVRQAEQLINHKYSEFQLRFSGQEKLDYLAMSSLMNMVEIMKLQEDDSAMKLALQEKLSHASQLLMDGLKRS, encoded by the coding sequence ATGTCAGACATCATCAGTATCAATGTTACCATCGGCGACAGGATGTATCCATTGAAAGTCCGCAGTGAAGATGAACCGGTGGTGCGTCAGGCAGAGCAGCTGATAAACCATAAATACAGCGAATTTCAGCTGCGGTTCTCCGGCCAGGAAAAGCTGGATTACCTCGCCATGAGCTCACTGATGAATATGGTTGAAATAATGAAACTGCAGGAGGATGATTCGGCAATGAAGCTGGCCTTGCAGGAGAAGCTCTCCCATGCCAGTCAATTGTTAATGGACGGCCTGAAACGAAGCTGA
- a CDS encoding addiction module protein — translation MQKSTSIDAIFQWSAAEKILLVEKIWDSIHPKDIGIPESQIIESRRRIEAIRKGEVSASSWDEVRKRIDSRL, via the coding sequence ATGCAAAAGTCAACTTCAATTGATGCGATTTTTCAGTGGAGTGCTGCTGAAAAAATTCTTTTGGTGGAGAAAATTTGGGATAGCATTCATCCAAAAGATATCGGTATTCCCGAATCCCAAATAATAGAAAGCAGGAGAAGAATTGAAGCAATACGCAAAGGAGAAGTATCAGCATCATCGTGGGATGAAGTTCGAAAAAGAATTGACTCCCGGCTGTGA